The genome window GAAAATTCGTTTTTTTGGAAAAATTATTAAAATAAAGTTCAGAGTTTGTGAATATAAAAAGAAGCCCCATTCCATCAAATGGGGCTTCCTTCATCACATAAACTATACCAACCTCACCAAAACCCCAACATCCGCACAATACCCCAAACACCCACCAGCCATGTCCTTCGACGTAACCAACCAATCAAATTCCGCCAACTCCCCGTACGTAAGCAAAGCCGACTTATCCACCTTTGTATGATCCACCAGCAAAAATTTCTCCGTCGCTTTTTCCATCATATGGCGCTTAATCTCATACTCCAAAATATCCGAGTTCATCACCCCGTGCGTAGTCGAAAGCGCAGTCGCAGCCATGAATGCTTTCGTAATATTATATTTCTCAAAAAATCCCCAGTTCTCCACGCCAACAAATGATTTAGTACTCGATTTAAACGTCGAGCCAATAACAATCAATTTCACATTATCCATTTCACTCGCAAAATTAATCACGTCTAGGCTGTTCGTAATAATAGTAATCTCCTTATCCGTTGGCAGAGCGGCAGCGAGACAGCTAGTCGTTGTGCCAGAATCAATAAAAATCAAATCATTCTCTTCAATAAAATCAGCCGCCGCTTTTCCGATAAGCTGTTTTTCTGTGTGATTTTCTGTATCGCGATTTTCGAACGGCCGAATTTCTTCGGGATTATTATAAACAGAAACGACACCACCATAGACTTTTTGGATGGTGTTTTTTTGGAGAAGTTTGGCAATGTC of Listeria monocytogenes contains these proteins:
- a CDS encoding DeoR/GlpR family DNA-binding transcription regulator produces the protein MKVQRIQAIENLIHEKGSISLDDLCEQFNVSKNTVRRDIAKLLQKNTIQKVYGGVVSVYNNPEEIRPFENRDTENHTEKQLIGKAAADFIEENDLIFIDSGTTTSCLAAALPTDKEITIITNSLDVINFASEMDNVKLIVIGSTFKSSTKSFVGVENWGFFEKYNITKAFMAATALSTTHGVMNSDILEYEIKRHMMEKATEKFLLVDHTKVDKSALLTYGELAEFDWLVTSKDMAGGCLGYCADVGVLVRLV